A single region of the Salicibibacter cibi genome encodes:
- a CDS encoding aromatic acid exporter family protein, translating to MFFGYRTLKTAVGAGISLLIAQWLQLDFFASAAIITVLCITVTKKGSVSKAWELFLASCAGLLYSAVIFEMIGYHPLSIAILILVFIPTLQKIKALKGVINSIVIISHVYTVGEITPGVLMNEFLLITIGGTVGLIMNIYMPSIDEDLYQDQLNLEEQFSRIWKEYARYLRDQRVDWDGREITRASELIEDGKSKALRSMDNYFLRHDNYFYHYFEMRGRQFAIIERILPFVSALDKVDEGKLMANFMDGLSSAVQPGNTASYYLEELKELRETFKQHPLPETRTEFETRASLFYILHELEQYLLIKDMFKPDRKRTLDLKRKKRARTLRKREKKNQ from the coding sequence ATGTTTTTTGGGTATCGGACACTTAAGACCGCTGTAGGGGCGGGCATCTCTTTATTGATTGCCCAATGGCTTCAACTTGATTTTTTTGCATCGGCGGCGATCATTACTGTTCTTTGTATCACCGTTACAAAAAAAGGATCGGTCAGTAAAGCCTGGGAACTGTTTCTTGCATCATGTGCGGGATTGCTCTATTCCGCGGTCATTTTCGAAATGATTGGATATCATCCGTTATCGATCGCGATCTTAATATTAGTGTTCATTCCGACCTTGCAAAAAATTAAAGCTTTAAAAGGGGTCATTAATAGCATCGTAATTATCTCTCACGTGTATACGGTAGGAGAAATTACCCCCGGTGTTCTTATGAACGAATTTCTTCTCATCACTATCGGCGGCACAGTCGGGCTAATCATGAACATTTATATGCCGAGCATTGATGAGGATCTCTATCAGGATCAACTGAACCTGGAAGAGCAGTTTTCAAGGATATGGAAAGAATATGCCCGTTATTTGCGGGATCAACGTGTCGATTGGGATGGCCGTGAGATCACGCGGGCAAGTGAACTCATCGAAGATGGAAAATCAAAAGCATTAAGAAGCATGGATAACTACTTTTTGCGGCACGACAATTATTTTTACCATTACTTTGAAATGAGAGGGCGTCAATTTGCCATTATTGAACGGATTTTACCGTTTGTATCTGCCTTGGATAAAGTTGATGAAGGAAAACTTATGGCCAACTTTATGGATGGGTTAAGCAGTGCCGTCCAGCCCGGGAATACTGCAAGCTACTATTTGGAAGAGTTGAAAGAACTCAGGGAAACGTTTAAGCAACACCCACTCCCGGAAACCCGGACTGAATTCGAAACGCGGGCATCACTATTTTACATTCTGCATGAGCTGGAGCAATACTTGCTGATTAAAGATATGTTTAAA